AGAGGCCGCGCAGCGAAAGGGGGGGCTGAAAGTTGTGTGCGGCGAGCACCTGCCGAACGTATGATGCGGGAGTCTTTCGCTTGCATTCCCGTTTTGCTGTGTTAGATTGCCAGCTGGAAGAGAAACCCAGCTGGTACGGCTGGCCGGTATTTCTCGCCGGTCCGTATGCGCCACTGCGGTCACTAGGGTTTATCGGGGTACTGGCAAGGGTGGTACATGTCTTATGAATGTGAGGTGGCGATGAGGAGTGCCGGGATCGGGCGGTTTTTTGCACGCGGCGTGGCGGTTCTCCCCTTCTTGTTCGCCGTGTTTTTTGTTCTCGGGCCCGGTCGCGGTGAGGCCGTGGAACCAGCAGCCCCGGTGAGCCTGGTTCACTATTGGACCGGTGCCATGAGTGGCGGCATAGATGCCTTGGTAGCCGCCTACAACCAGCAGAATCCCGCTGACAAAGTATCGGCTTCAGGGATGGAGCACGAGTCCTTCAAGGTGGGCATCAAAGGGATGCTGCACAGCGGCAAGGCTCCTGACGTCTTTTCGTATTGGGCGGGTGCCCGGGTTCAGTCCCTGGTGGATTCCGGCTATTTGGAAAACTTAGACGACGTCTGGTCCGCCTCCGGACTCGACTCGCGGTTTTCACCTTCGGTCGCCGAAGCCTGCACGTATAACGGGCACAAATACGCCGTGCCCGTGACGCAACACGTGGTGGGATTTTTCTATAACAAAAGCATCTTCGAAGCCTTGGGGTTGAAAGTCCCGGCAAACTGGAAGGACTTTCTCGAGGTTTGCGCCCGCATAAAACTGGCAGGAATCACCCCTGTGGCTATCGGCTCTCGCGAATTGTGGCCCGCGCAATTCTGGTTTGACTATCTCTTGCTGCGCACCGCGGGCCCCGCCTACCGCCAAGCGCTGGTGAACGGGCAGGCCTCGTTCACAGATCCGCAGGTTCAAAGGGCTTTCACGTTGTGGCGTGATCTCCTGCAACATGGATATTTCAATGCGGCACCGGAGAAGACCGATTGGGCCGGAGCCGCCGCCCAGGTCCGCGACGGGAAGGCGGCCATGACGCTCATGGGCACCTGGATCATCGGGCTCTACACCGGGCAGCTCAAATGGGACGAGGAGACCGGTTTTGATTTCTTCCCGTTTCCGGAGATTGAGAAGGGAGTGCCGCCAACCGCGCTTGGGCCGATTGACGTGTTTGTCGCATCCAGAGCGGACGGCGCCGTGGCCAGCAAAAAGGCCTTGTCCTTCTTTTCGGGAGCACAACCGCAGATGGAGATGAGCAGGGGCTCGGGAGCGCTTGCTCCCAATGTGCAGGTCCCCCGGACGTTCTACAGCGGTCTCAGACAGAGGATATTGCTCTGTGTCCAGGAAACACCGAACTGGGCGTTCAATTACGATCTGGCCACCCCGCCCCAGGCGGCCGACATAGGGCTGGGTTCTTTCGCGGCCTTCATGCGCCAGCCCGACCAGATGGAACAGATTCTCGCGTCCACCCAGAAGAAGATGGAGAGCCTGTTTATCCGGACATCCCAGTGAGGCGTATGACCGCTCGCATGGTTTTTCCTCCCACGCCCTAGCCTGATCGAAAAGGATGACTAATTAGACAGGACGCCCGGCCCGCCATTTCGCGCGGGAATCGTGTGGTATGTCCAAAACATAAGGTTGGAATCATGACGCGTAAGTTGTTTGGATACATCCTCTTGGCCGCCGCTCTCGTTGCGGGCTACCTCTACCATGTCCGGGTTCAGCAAGGGCCGCCGCGCACGGAAACGGCCGCCAACGCCCCTGCCGGTGTCCAGCAAAGCCAGGCGAAGCAGGATGGGATTCCGGTAAAGGACGGGCGTCTTCTGGCCAAGCTTCCCAACGGCCTTACGGTGCTGGTGCTGGAAGACAA
The DNA window shown above is from Desulfovibrio sp. and carries:
- a CDS encoding extracellular solute-binding protein; translated protein: MAVLPFLFAVFFVLGPGRGEAVEPAAPVSLVHYWTGAMSGGIDALVAAYNQQNPADKVSASGMEHESFKVGIKGMLHSGKAPDVFSYWAGARVQSLVDSGYLENLDDVWSASGLDSRFSPSVAEACTYNGHKYAVPVTQHVVGFFYNKSIFEALGLKVPANWKDFLEVCARIKLAGITPVAIGSRELWPAQFWFDYLLLRTAGPAYRQALVNGQASFTDPQVQRAFTLWRDLLQHGYFNAAPEKTDWAGAAAQVRDGKAAMTLMGTWIIGLYTGQLKWDEETGFDFFPFPEIEKGVPPTALGPIDVFVASRADGAVASKKALSFFSGAQPQMEMSRGSGALAPNVQVPRTFYSGLRQRILLCVQETPNWAFNYDLATPPQAADIGLGSFAAFMRQPDQMEQILASTQKKMESLFIRTSQ